A stretch of Corallococcus macrosporus DNA encodes these proteins:
- a CDS encoding DUF3006 domain-containing protein produces the protein MGAGVLLALGASPVRVEVLEDTRAQVVRTDGGQACTVERWRLPQGAREGDVVVDGRLDPERTEALRREVARKRAALAVPLPPGLEL, from the coding sequence ATGGGGGCGGGCGTGCTGCTGGCGCTGGGGGCAAGCCCCGTGCGCGTGGAGGTGCTGGAGGACACGCGGGCCCAGGTGGTGCGGACCGACGGAGGGCAGGCGTGCACGGTGGAGCGCTGGCGGCTGCCGCAGGGCGCGCGCGAGGGGGACGTCGTCGTGGACGGCCGCCTGGACCCGGAGCGGACGGAGGCGCTGCGGCGGGAGGTGGCGCGGAAACGGGCCGCGCTGGCGGTTCCCCTTCCTCCGGGCCTTGAGCTGTGA